The genomic stretch TTCTTGACGCTATTCAGTAAAAATGGCCGCATATtctaaagaaaagaaagaagaaagaaagaaaacatctacAGGCTATTATCGCCCTTTTGCGCATATAAGCTCATTTTTGGAAGCGTGTGTATCGCGAACAGGTGCGGTTTTGTGTTCTTTGAGGATGCGCATGTAAGCTCGCATAAACACGAGCAAGAACATAGCCTTTCAGACTAAATATTTCATACGCATGTATAATCTCTTTTTGGAAGCGCTTGTAGGCTCTTTTAGGTACGCCTTTTGCCATACGGTTTAATGTAACGTGCCTGTAAGTGCGTATGCCAAAACGATAGTACACACGCAGAAAAAACCCCTTATCTGGGGTGCTAGTCCTAACGCCAGCGTTTATTAGTTTGAAATAGAGTGTTAGTATGAAAAGAAACACTCTTCTCGCTATACTCGTCGGCGGCTACCTAGTGCCTGAAACAGCCCTAAATGCCAGTATGgtactaaacatttatttgcagGTACAAATAACGGTTGTCTCCCCGCCCGTGCTCTCCCCCATCGTGTTTCCACCCGGCTTGAGATCCGGGGACCGCTCACAGCTGACTTGCACTGTGACCTCTGGCGACATGCCCGTGTATTTCTCTTGGCTCAAAGATCAAATGAATATACCTAGCGCACTTCAGGTAAGTTGTAATTGAACTTCGGTTGAACTTTTACCTAGAATCTTTACTCTTACATTAGTAACTTCTTCTTCTAATATTATagtatacctacaattttagGAATATCGGTAGGAATCGATTTATTACGGCGCCATGTCACTAGCTGATATCTAATTTCGCAAAtttcttaattatattttgtgtagGAATCTTACAGACCGTTAAATTGCAGAAtgctttatttataacaaataaaatttctaGCGTTCCTATTtcgaatatttaataattaggaAATCTGTTCGAATCAAATTGCCTTTACGTTGCAAAATTCATCAAATTTGTAGGTCGATGAACGAGGAGCCGAATTTTATAGCATGCTGCTATTCAAAAGTCTGACTGCCGCTCACAGCGGATTATACACGTGTGTTGTCACCAATACCGCCGGGAAAGCTAACGCGTCTGCTGAATTAGCTATCAAAGGTAAAATTCGCTCTCAAACGAAGttaacttctttttttatttggttataTAACGAGTTAGTTCCGTTTCAGTGCCTCCGTACTGGCATATTGAGCCTTCGGACTCGGCTGTATTGCTCAACGGATCGCTGACTGTAAGCTGCGAGGCTCGCGGCCATCCTCCCCCCGCTGTTTATTGGACCAAATTCTCTGGTAAGTTCTATTGTTTACTAAGTTCTAATGCAGCACGAAATCAATAAAGTACCTATCTAATCTACTTACTAATCTACCTATGTAATACTTAAACATCAATAATCAGCTCTCAAAACTAAATTAATTCTATTGAAACTCTGGTAGAGATGCTAATGGAAGCAAGATTATCCGAGACTTAATCACAATTTCCAGTGAAAGTCGGCTTTTCGCACTTTGTTATTAGCTTTCAAAGAAATATTACGGATTATCTTGttttataatacataatttCAATCTTTGCTCTTTCTAAGGTGGCACTGAGACGACTCTTGGAGCCGTGTCTGAGCCAGCAGTGCTGAGCAATGGATCTCTAAGACTAGAATCTGCAAGAGCGGAACATTCAGGAAAATATCGCTGCAGAGCCGACAATGGGGTTGCGCCTGCGTTGTCTAAATCACTCACAATACATATTAACGGTAAGTAACTTTTAATAATAGAACTGAAGACTAGTTTTACATACCAATTGTCAACTTAAAATGAGTGCTAGAAGTGACgtccaaaaaaaagaaaagttacttaaatacttttacttttgtgTTTTTAGAACCGGCGAGATTTGAAACACCATCTGTAAATGTAACAGCGAAACTAGGAGAAACAGTGAGGTTAGCATGTCTTGCTCGAGGGGATAGTCCACTTTCGACATCCTGGAGCCACTCAGGACGGGCTTTGCCCAATTCGGACTACAGGTATAATTAAATCAAGACACAGTATATATGATTAGacgatacaaaattaaataaatcaaatgttTCTTGTTGCAGAATGAGTATTTCGGAAACGCGAAGCGCAGAAGGGTTAAGAAGTGAATTAGTTGTAGAACGTGCAGATAGAAGAGACTCTGGTGTCTATCGATGCCAAGCGTCCAACCCTTACGGAAGATCTGATCATTTCGTACACCTTGCTGTACAAGGTAACGATCTACAACTGCAACAGCAGAATAGTTTTTTCATCTGATTCCATggataatttataattatttactttgtaaTAGAGCCTCCTGAGCCACCTTCAAACTTCAGAGTCCTCGAAACAACGTCCCGATCCGTTCGTCTGCAATGGCGACGCCCATACGATGGCAATTCGCCGGTCTTGGGCTATGTGGTGCAGTATCGTAAACATGACTCGACCAATTCTGACTCCTGGAGGGATGCTGACACACACAACGTATCCGTGTCTGCGCACAATGCGGACACTTATTCAGAGTATGTTCCCAATAAAGTAACAAAGCAAGTTTAAGTTCATCATCAACGCAGTTTCGTTTCAACCCTTAACTTCTTTCAAATAGGACAGAGGGAGCCACAATAAGTGGCCTGGAGCCAGCCACAGCTTACCTAGTGCGAGCTCGAACAGTCACTGCTCAGTTTGCATCAGCTCATACCCGTGCGTTGCTCGCGTTGACGTCACACGAGCCACCAGCGAGGGCACCGTTGAGTCTTCGTGCTTCCGCACCTCGAACTTCTACAATTGAGTTAACTTGGCAGGTATAGTATGTTATGCTActcataaattatatttttataaattgaaatgtgagtaggtatgtttgtttgttaagctTTCACGCTTAGAGTACACAACCGATCATGATGAAATTTGATAGGGCTATTGTATAAGACCGTGGGAAGGGCATATACTTAATAGtgctgggaaattgcatagttcccgcggcaaAGCAGTAAATGAATTAT from Choristoneura fumiferana unplaced genomic scaffold, NRCan_CFum_1 Sck3bRy_135;HRSCAF=323_pilon, whole genome shotgun sequence encodes the following:
- the LOC141445013 gene encoding cell adhesion molecule Dscam2-like — its product is MSSVKAVAGSDTTVWCPYYGFPIDSVTWEGGAGTDARYQQIDGQLTISNVDRNRDQGSWICSVLTPGGELARRDVQITVVSPPVLSPIVFPPGLRSGDRSQLTCTVTSGDMPVYFSWLKDQMNIPSALQVDERGAEFYSMLLFKSLTAAHSGLYTCVVTNTAGKANASAELAIKVPPYWHIEPSDSAVLLNGSLTVSCEARGHPPPAVYWTKFSGGTETTLGAVSEPAVLSNGSLRLESARAEHSGKYRCRADNGVAPALSKSLTIHINEPARFETPSVNVTAKLGETVRLACLARGDSPLSTSWSHSGRALPNSDYRMSISETRSAEGLRSELVVERADRRDSGVYRCQASNPYGRSDHFVHLAVQEPPEPPSNFRVLETTSRSVRLQWRRPYDGNSPVLGYVVQYRKHDSTNSDSWRDADTHNVSVSAHNADTYSETEGATISGLEPATAYLVRARTVTAQFASAHTRALLALTSHEPPARAPLSLRASAPRTSTIELTWQPPPSSTWNGELLGYSVWWWASADGTLSGGANVGMEFATVRGLITKYTIESLEHYTRYSVSVRAFNSAGAGPATAPVNTVTQES